The segment ATATTTGTTTGTCGATTCATTCACCTGTCCATACATTTTCTTGTGTGTTAAGTGAGAGAGCAATTGGCTTTTTTGCTAAAGAATCGTGTGTTTTGCATATTTTTTGTTTCAATGCTTTTGATAAAATGATTGTTGATTGCGCGTGCAACAACAAGGTTGATTTCATAGCAGTGAAGTGAGTATGAAAAACAACATCAAATGGTTGGTAGTGGTTTACCCATCAGGAGATAAGCCAACAAGTATGGGATGCAATAAAATGTTGTGCAAATAAAGAAAATTGCAATTATTTGAGACGGTAAACTTCAGAAAGAATTTTTTATTTTTTTGAAAGGTAAGTACTGTTCTAAAAAAGGTAACATCAAAATCATTTAAGATTTTTACTCAGTTGTAGGAGGGCATATAAGTAGCAGGAATTAATCAAAAAGAAGTATAATTATCTGAGTAAAAACCGTGTAAGATATGTTTACTTTGATATAATCGGTAAGAAAAAATAACCTTATAAAATGAGGAAGCAGAAATTAAAGAAGAATTATCGATAAACTGAAAATATAAGGGGTGTTATATATGCTTGGTTTAAATGTGTATTTTTCTGATTCATATGTTCAACTTGTTTCGATGGCATTATATATTTAAAATTAGATGGTCAAGGATCTTGTGTGCAAGTGTTATTTGTAATGAAGGATTCATTGGTTAATCTGGGATAAAGAGCGATTGAACGCGATAAAATAATTATGATCATGTAATTTATGAGAGCTATGTTGAAAAAGATTTGCCCAAAATGTAAATTATGATCTGGATCATACGTTGTTTTTTTAATTACTATAAATCTTTAAAGTTAAAATTACACAGCGCTAATAATATTATAGTCTTGACGGGTCGATGTTTTTAGATCGTTTTGGGAAGAGAAGATTTGTTTTGTATTATAAGCTAAGGATTCTAAGAGTGAATTGGATTTTTTTGTCAAAGAATATTGAAAATTAAAATATGGCAAGGCATATTTTGAAATCCTAGGAATGGGGATAAAATTACTAAAAAAACTGTGATCAATTGGTGGAAATCCAGCGTAGGAGAAAAATTATTGTGGGCATGTAAGGGGAGGGTAAAATTATGATTGGGTAAATTATTGGCGCTTTTGGATAAGTCCTCCTTCAAGAAAATCTTACTTCAAGAATCGGTTTTATTTTAAGGGAAAAACCATATGAAAAAACGGTCGTTGTTTTAAAAGTTGATCTCTCCTTGCTAGAGATTTAGCATTAAAAATGCTGGTCTTTACTATTATGTTTTCTTCTTAATTTTTTGCATCTGTTCATTTTAGAAAATAAATCGAGTATTTTGCAAGCAGAATATTGATTTATAATGATAATTCATCGTTTTACGTATTGAATTAGCACCCCGAATATTGTCATCTCATCTCATCTCATCTCATCTCATCTCATCTCATCTCATCTCATTTCATCTCGCGTATTTGCATGTCACAAGCAGAGGGCGTGTAGGGAAAAAACTTTAAAAAGGCGTAAAAATGCCTCTCATGAATCGTTTTAATGCAATGGTTATCGGTTATCGCAACATTGGGGGCGGGGTAAAAAGAATGATAGTGCAGGATGCTCTTTCATAAGTGTAAAGATGGTGGTACAGAATGGCTTTTTGCTATACCATCTAGGGATGCCGTCGTAAGATAAGAGATTGGGTGCTTTAAGAAATGTTTCTTAAAAAAGCCCGTAAATGTGCAAAACAATGGCGCTCTATTTGTATAAAAAGGATGAGATCTGAAATCTTTATTTTACAATTAAAACTGCGTGCTTAATTTTCAAGAGGGTTTTCAATAATCATGTTTTTAAAGTCTCTTTGAAAAACACGTTTAAATCCTTTAAAATAAATTGGTACAAAATCTCATCTTAAAATGTATGAATCTTGGCGACAAGCTACGGTCATTTTATTCGAAAATAGGTACACATCTTATATTAATGTATTTTCTCAGAAAAATGGTCGGAGCGGCGGGATTTGAACCCACGACCCCTTGACCCCCAGTCAAGTGCGCTACCAAGCTGCGCTACGCTCCGAGCCTGCATAAAACGACTAAACGACTGTTTCTTTAAAGGCAAGAGAAAAATAAACAAAATGAAATCTAAAATATTTTTGTATTTTTAAAAAAGCTTACAATCGTAAAATATTTTTTTTACTTCAGTTCTTTATTTGTTGAAAAATATAATTAAGTTTACTTCGCTCTCGGATTTATTGATTTTATTGCGCGTTTTATGCAGGTGTTTGTTTAGTTATTTTTGATGATTGTGAAGATATAAGGTAAGGTCTATATGCTGCTGATGCATTCTTTTTTGGGGAAATTGATTGCTTTGAAAGAAAAACGATGCTTTTAAGATTTCTGTTTGTTCATTGAAATTTTTTCAAAACAGTAAGCACATTTTATAAATGTAATGGTAGATTTATAATACAGAAGAACTTTGTTAGGGGGGGGATAATTTTTAGAGGGTATTTTCATAGCCCTTGAGAAGAATAAAAAAGAAATATTGAAAATTATATAATCAATAAATCCAAATCATCCAATATGAAACTTTTATCATGATAAAAAAGATCAAAATATTTCAATTTATATCTTGTGGTTTGGTTTTTAATATACCAGATAAATGTGTATAGTAGATGGAACATTGTCAAAAGTTTTATTGAGCAGAAAAGAGTAAATGATGAGCCGTTTTTCGGTAATAAATTTGACGGAAGCTGCTGTGAGTCGTGTTAAAGCGATTATGGATGCAAAAGGGGCGCAGGGTATTCTTATTGGTATAAAAAAAGGCGGTTGTGCGGGGATGGAATATACCGTTACCCTTGTAAAAGAAGAGGGGGTAGAGGCTGATGTTGTTGAAGTGAATGGCGCTCGTGTTTTTATAGCACATGATGCGGTCTTGTTTTTATTAGGAACACAAGTTGATTACGAAGTGACAGCACTTCGTTCTGGTTTTGTATTTAAAAATCCTAATCAAGTTTCAGCATGTGGATGCGGTGAATCAGTAGAGCTCCGTCCTGCCATAAAAAGTCAGTGAAATAAAAAGTATAAAGCCAATTGAGTGCTATGATAAGCTTTTTAAGCGATTCGGTAGTCTAATAATTTTTTAGGTTGCTGGAATCTAAATTTCTTATTTCTCAGTTTTAGCTTTATTCCAAAGATCTTCCATTTCACTCAAAGAGGCATCAGTGAGTGTTTTAGATTGCGTGGATAGGTTTTCTTCAATATAGTTGAAACGATTTCGAAATTTTTTGTTGGTTTCTTTTAATGCTTTTTGTGGATTAATATTCAAGTGGCGTGCAAGATTAAGCAGGGTAAAATAAAGATCACCAAATTCTTCTTCTATATTTAATGTTTTGTTCTCTTTGATTGCTTCTTTGAGTTCAGTGAGTTCTTCTTCGATTTTTGCAAAAAAATGATGATTTTCATGCCAATCAAATCCCACTTTGGCAGCTGCTTTTTGTAAAGCGAGCGCTTCTTGTTCTGTGGGCTGAATTTTGTTTACTTTTGTAAGAATGCTTGTTGTAAAATTGTTTGAGGAACTTGCTTCTTTGCACCATTTTTTCTGTTTAATCTGTTCTGCTTTTTTTATCTGTTCCCATTCTTCTGCTACAAAACCACGTTTTTTTTGTTCTGCATTTCCAAAAACATGGGGATGACGACGAATCATTTTTGCAGTGATTGCGTAAACAACATCCTCAAAAGTAAAGCTCTGTTCTTCTTGCGCAATTGTAGCATGATAGACGACTTGTAAAAGAAGATCACCCAATTCATCGCAAAGATCTGTTCGGTTTTTTCGTTCAATAGCATCGATAACCTCATAAACTTCTTCGAGCATATAGGGAATAAGGGATTCAAATGTTTGTTTTATATTCCAGACACATCCGTTATGAGGATTGCGTAATGCTTTAACAATTGCGATCAGATCATTGATATCTTTTGACGCGATCATTTATGTCTTTCCTATAAATCTTTTATATATCAGTTGTCCCAACGTCTGTGTAACCAGGTCCATTGTCCGGGATATTCACGTATCCAGCTTTCAACAATATCATTTAATTTTTGTGTAGAAGCAGCTATATCGATTTCATTGTTTTCATCAAGTGGGAGTTTTATACGTTCATACAACTCTAAACGATGACGCCCTCCAGCTAAACGGATACAACGCGCTGGGTAAATATCACAATCATATTGTCGTGCAAGTTTTATAATTAAGGGGTTTGTTTTCAGCGGTCTATTAAAAAATGTTCCTAAAATACCGCGACGAAACTTTTGGTCAACAAGCATGCCGACATTTTTTCCCTCTGCTAATTTGGCTGCTAATGCCCAAGCAGCACCTGCTTTGGAGGGAACAAGATGTCCCATAGAAGTTTGTCGAGCTTTCAGGACTCGTTTTGCAATATAGGGATTATTAGGGGGTCTAAAGAGTACTGTGATATTAAGACCGAAACTTTGAGCACATATAGGGAGAAGTTCAAAATTACCAGTATGCGCTGTAAAAAAAATATGCGGTTTTTCTTCATTTTTTAATCGTTGAAATATTTCGGTACCCTTAACCTCAATGAGGCCTGGTTGTTCTGCATGAGGATCAAAATCAAAGATTTTATCAAGAAAAATATATTCAGCGAGAAATTGTCCTATATTTTCCCACATTTCTATTGC is part of the Bartonella machadoae genome and harbors:
- the mazG gene encoding nucleoside triphosphate pyrophosphohydrolase is translated as MIASKDINDLIAIVKALRNPHNGCVWNIKQTFESLIPYMLEEVYEVIDAIERKNRTDLCDELGDLLLQVVYHATIAQEEQSFTFEDVVYAITAKMIRRHPHVFGNAEQKKRGFVAEEWEQIKKAEQIKQKKWCKEASSSNNFTTSILTKVNKIQPTEQEALALQKAAAKVGFDWHENHHFFAKIEEELTELKEAIKENKTLNIEEEFGDLYFTLLNLARHLNINPQKALKETNKKFRNRFNYIEENLSTQSKTLTDASLSEMEDLWNKAKTEK
- a CDS encoding iron-sulfur cluster assembly accessory protein; protein product: MSRFSVINLTEAAVSRVKAIMDAKGAQGILIGIKKGGCAGMEYTVTLVKEEGVEADVVEVNGARVFIAHDAVLFLLGTQVDYEVTALRSGFVFKNPNQVSACGCGESVELRPAIKSQ
- a CDS encoding lipid A biosynthesis lauroyl acyltransferase, whose product is MKSYIKFFMYHIKIITKKSFYFLWACLLIGSLNILKFFPTNIGTSFFSWLAKKIGPRIHRHQIALANLRAAYPEKTEKELHTIAIEMWENIGQFLAEYIFLDKIFDFDPHAEQPGLIEVKGTEIFQRLKNEEKPHIFFTAHTGNFELLPICAQSFGLNITVLFRPPNNPYIAKRVLKARQTSMGHLVPSKAGAAWALAAKLAEGKNVGMLVDQKFRRGILGTFFNRPLKTNPLIIKLARQYDCDIYPARCIRLAGGRHRLELYERIKLPLDENNEIDIAASTQKLNDIVESWIREYPGQWTWLHRRWDN